The Thunnus maccoyii chromosome 9, fThuMac1.1, whole genome shotgun sequence genome includes a region encoding these proteins:
- the LOC121903274 gene encoding beta-1,3-galactosyl-O-glycosyl-glycoprotein beta-1,6-N-acetylglucosaminyltransferase-like, producing MRLLKRGRWQLLLKLTVVLGSLWILSLLSGSKTGWDPVYTLRYNWLDYTDADGGPEKVCNCSAILEGDREALDQAKLLTITKDFRKSVQIPDKYYINATKDCRKFKLSRKYLTFPLSQEEEDFPLAYSMVVHHKVQNFERLLRAIYAPQNIYCVHVDKKSEASVISAIKAITACFPNVFIASKTVSVVYAAWPRVQADLNCMADLYNASTKWKYFINLCGQDFPLKTNLEIVRMLGSLKGGNSLESDKMVEGKKWRVTLSHQIVDGKIQASGKAKDPPPFKVPILSGNAYIVVSRGYIRSVLEDNRVLALIEWAKDTYSPDEFLWATIQRMPGVPGSTWPNSKYDMTDINAVARLVKWQWHEGSQDSLDAVYPECQGNHVRSICVYGAGDLQWMLKQHHLFANKFDIDTDPIAVHCLEKYLRQKALAGLH from the exons ATGAGGCTACTGAAACGAGGACGGTGGCAACTATTGCTGAAGCTCACTGTTGTCCTGGGATCACTATGGATATTGTCCCTACTCAGTGGCTCGAAGACAGGCTGGGATCCTGTTTACACTCTCAGGTACAACTGGTTGGACTATACAGATGCTGACGGTGGCCCAGAGAAAGTTTGCAACTGTTCAGCAATCCTGGAGGGAGACAGGGAGGCACTGGACCAGGCCAAATTACTGACCATCACCAAAGACTTCCGCAAGAGTGTCCAGATCCCCGATAAGTATTATATCAATGCAACCAAAGACTGCAG GAAATTCAAGTTAAGCAGGAAATACTTAACATTCCCATTAAGCCAGGAAGAAGAGGACTTCCCCCTGGCTTACTCTATGGTTGTCCATCATAAG GTGCAGAATTTTGAGCGTCTGCTGCGAGCCATCTACGCACCCCAAAATATTTATTGTGTCCATGTTGACAAAAAATCTGAGGCCTCAGTCATCTCTGCCATCAAGGCCATCACTGCTTGTTTCCCAAATGTCTTCATAGCCAGCAAGACTGTGAGTGTGGTCTATGCTGCCTGGCCACGAGTCCAGGCTGACCTCAACTGTATGGCTGATCTCTATAATGCcagcacaaaatggaaatacttcaTCAACCTTTGTGGCCAggattttcctctgaaaaccaACTTGGAGATCGTACGGATGTTAGGTTCATTGAAGGGCGGCAACAGCTTGGAGTCAGACAAAATGGTTGAGGGAAAGAAGTGGAGGGTGACACTTTCTCACCAGATAGTTGATGGGAAAATCCAG GCGTCAGGAAAGGCAAAGGACCCACCTCCTTTCAAAGTGCCTATTCTGTCTGGAAATGCCTACATTGTGGTTAGCCGAGGATACATCCGCAGTGTGTTGGAGGACAACCGAGTACTGGCACTGATTGAGTGGGCCAAAGACACCTACAGTCCTGATGAGTTTCTCTGGGCAACCATTCAACGAATGCCTGGTGTTCCTGGCTCAACGTGGCCCAACAGCAAATATGACATGACAGACATCAATGCAGTTGCACGGCTGGTGAAGTGGCAGTGGCACGAGGGGTCACAGGATTCACTGGACGCGGTGTACCCAGAGTGTCAAGGCAACCATGTCCGGTCAATATGTGTGTATGGTGCCGGAGACCTGCAGTGGATGCTTAAGCAGCATCACCTCTTTGCCAATAAGTTTGATATAGACACAGATCCCATTGCTGTCCACTGTTTAGAGAAGTATCTGAGACAAAAGGCTCTGGCTGGGTTACATTAG